Sequence from the Bombus pyrosoma isolate SC7728 linkage group LG3, ASM1482585v1, whole genome shotgun sequence genome:
CAGTTTTAAGATCACCAATAGCCATTGcgaaaaattaagtaaaacgAAGACACCTAACCGAAGTTACTGATAATAAACTTCCCTTTATCCGCTTACCGGAAGGTAGGACTATATACGGAGAAAAATTGACGGTTCATTATTTCGTCACAACATGACGTCATTCCGGTCTGCTATTCTtgggaaataataaaataactagcgattaattttaaattgtaatttcttaattgcgaaattattcgaacttTGCCAAAATCAAATATGATTCATTTACATATTGCAAtcgtttcgattttataaatcgattgaatatttcttttgttcattttgtttctttccttttaaaactttttattgCAGTTTACAAAAAAAGTCTATTAACATCATATTGTATCCAttctctatttataaaattaacattaatattgcaatatttattgttttacttatctaaaaattttgtacgaaaattaatatatacgcgcgcgcgcgcatcaCATGTACATTTAAATCTGTGTACGTAAagattattctttaattattataaaagcgTAAATTGTGAGAAACTAATTTCTCGAAGTAAAATACAATCAATGTacataagaaattatttatgtcagattaattttttctgaTAGATGTCGCAAAGGATGTGTTCAAAAATTAGCCGATGTCACATAGCCTGCCaatacttgaaaatatatataatagtaaagCAACGTATTGTTTGCGCCGAATCTTATTTtggattaattttatagattatcCCGAAACATCTCTCTTAGGCGTTAAGGGGGTGTAAGAGGAATTTGTGGAAAGGACGGAGAtttggtaattttttattaaatatattgtagtataaattatttaatgcttTATAATAATGGAGTacttctttgttattttaatacataatatatattgatttgtctatttttctattactaaaaaaatacgatattatgAGTATACGTTAATTAGGTTATTAAATAAGTTAAGTTATTATATCCGTCGATGAAAGTTTGAAACTGTGACATTTTCTTACATAACAGTATAACACAAACGCGTAACGGAAtaatcaaatgaaaatgttaagaTTACCCGTGATAAGATTGACCGCGGGAATACAGAATGGTAGACTTTCTACCGCGGGATTGCATACAACATCATCTAAGTTTCAACAAGAATTAGTGGAAGTATTCATAGATGATAAGCCAGTTCAGGTTCCACCTGGAACGACCGTTCTGCAAGTATGAAGTGTCATTTGTACATcattcttatatattattacttgtATAACTATTATGCTTAAACTTTAAACATCTTTGTTTCATTCTATTCTCTATGTTAGGCAGCTGCAAAAGTAGGAGTAGAAATCCCAAGATTTTGTTATCATGAACGTTTAGCTGTGGCAGGAAATTGTAGAATGTGTCTtgtggaaattgaaaaacagaTTAAGGTATGTATTAGttgctttttaatataaattatacatacatatatgtagatgCATGTGCGAACACAGacatatacaaatatgtagtgcatttcaattaaaatattatgtatttgtaaCCTGTATCATACAAATGTTTAGCCTGTTGCAGCTTGTGCCATGCCTGTGATGAAAGGGTGGAGAGTTAAAACCAATTCTGATTTAACTCGTAAAGCTCGAGAAGGTGTCATGGAGTTTTTATTAGTAAATCATCCTTTAGATTGTCCTATCTGTGATCAAGGTGGTGAATGTGATTTACAAGATCAAAGCATGGCATTTGGCAGTGATCGAAGCCGTTTTGTTGACATCAACTATAGTGGCAAACGTGCAGTAGAAGACAAGGATATTGGTcctttaataaaaacaattatgaCACGTTGTATTCATTGCACACGATGCATTCGTTTTGCATCTGAAGTAGCTGGTATTGATGATTTAGGAACTACGGGCCGTGGAAACGATATGCAAGTATGTTCAAATGACAATTTGTATACTGTTATCTTGAGTCCTACTATTTGaactgttatttttaaattatacccTAATAGGTAGGAACGTATGTAGAAAAAATGTTCCTGTCTGAATTATCTGGAAACATTATCGACTTATGCCCTGTTGGAGCATTAACAAGTAAACCTTACGCTTTTGTTGCCCGCCCATGGGAGACACGCCGTACAGACAGTATCGATATTCTTGATGCTGTCGGCAGTAATATAGTGATATCACATAGAACGGGTGAAGTTTTAAGAATTTTACCAAGAGTGAATGAGgtattattaacataataattattgattaaatatatttataaatcttaatGATTACATACTATATAGGAAATAAATGAAGAGTGGTTGTCTGATAAAGCACGATTCTCTTATGATGGATTAAAGCGTCAACGGCTTATAACTCCTATGGTAAAAATTAATGGCAAATTAGAAGCTGTTGAATGGGAGGATGCTCTTGTTACAAgtatatcttaaaatattttcaatttttaatttttattttgtttttctttaaagTAGCCagtattttttgttatattaaaacaatatacTCTTTGTTAGCTGCTCGAGCTATTCAGAATGCAGCTCCAAATAAATGTGCTGCCATTGCTGGAAAATTAGCTGATGCTGAAGCTCTTGTGGCCTTGAAAGATTTAGTAAATAGACTTGGTGGTGAAACTCTTGCAACAGAACAGAGTTTTCCAAAACAAGGCACAGGTATTGATATAAGAAGTAGTTATCTACTAAACAATACAATTGCTGCAGTAGAAGAGGCTGATGTTGTATTATTGATTGGTACTAATCCGAGGTACGAAGC
This genomic interval carries:
- the LOC122565631 gene encoding NADH-ubiquinone oxidoreductase 75 kDa subunit, mitochondrial; its protein translation is MKMLRLPVIRLTAGIQNGRLSTAGLHTTSSKFQQELVEVFIDDKPVQVPPGTTVLQAAAKVGVEIPRFCYHERLAVAGNCRMCLVEIEKQIKPVAACAMPVMKGWRVKTNSDLTRKAREGVMEFLLVNHPLDCPICDQGGECDLQDQSMAFGSDRSRFVDINYSGKRAVEDKDIGPLIKTIMTRCIHCTRCIRFASEVAGIDDLGTTGRGNDMQVGTYVEKMFLSELSGNIIDLCPVGALTSKPYAFVARPWETRRTDSIDILDAVGSNIVISHRTGEVLRILPRVNEEINEEWLSDKARFSYDGLKRQRLITPMVKINGKLEAVEWEDALVTTARAIQNAAPNKCAAIAGKLADAEALVALKDLVNRLGGETLATEQSFPKQGTGIDIRSSYLLNNTIAAVEEADVVLLIGTNPRYEAPLVNTRLRKGYIHGEQTIAVIGPNIDLTYDHEHLGQSPEIITQLRNSTHSFWNILKSAKKPLIILGVEQLMRKDGAKILSETQLLAQALGEKTKPPEEWKILNILHTNASQVAALDVGYSSTVEEVKEQQPNILFLLGADDTNIKKEDFMNTFIIYIGSHGDEGASIADAILPGAAYTEKVATYVNTEGRAQQTSAAITPPGMARPEWKIIRALSEICGVCLPYDNLAEVRCRLEEIAPHLVRYGNVEPANYFAQALELSKEISGSLSSNPLEVKQKTLDHFFMTDVISRASQTMAKCVQAVMKQRESTL